A region of the Diceros bicornis minor isolate mBicDic1 chromosome 30, mDicBic1.mat.cur, whole genome shotgun sequence genome:
TGCCAAAAAACCACAAGATACAatgttttaatgcaatatttttttaaaaaatcaaaattaacgcaaaaaatccaaataaagccAGGACTGGCAATCCTgatcttttccttctgctttgggCACCAGAAGGGCTCAGCTCTACTGGCACTGTTAACTGATCTGtctttatttagaattttgatattttgttcatcatggatttttaaaattagttttgattttaaaatagtgCGTTCAAATATGATTTCTCTTCATGGCTGAGTTTTGCATGCCTTCCCCTCATCCTGGCCCTGCTGGGCACAAAGAGGGTGCTCTGTAAGTGTTATGGTGTCATTATTACGTACCATGTCTACCTTCTACCATATGAAGCCTCCCTCTGGCCCGGAATGACTGGTTTCTCTTCATTAGGCTTTTTGGCTGAAGTTATTCCTCCAGTGACTTCAGCTCTGAATCTGTTGTCTAGAACATGGACCCCAAGAGAGCCTACACTAAATGAGATTGAAATGCTAGAACCTTCCTGGAAAACTGTGGAGGAAGGTTGAACCGAGTCAGAGCTTAGGGAGACTGGAGCAGGCTGATCCTGTTCAGTCTACttacctcccctccccctcccaaatCCCCAAATCAAAACGTAGCTGAGAAAAGATTGACAATACCAGGTGTGGGCAAGGATTGCGAGTAACCAGAACTTTCACAGGGTGCTGGTAGGAGCGTTAAGTGGAACAGCCACTTAGGGGAACTGTCAGGAGCTACTAAAGCCGAACATACACACGACCTACAGCCCACcattcccctcctaggtatttgaGGGTTATTCGAGAAGGGAACTTAGGTTTGCAAAAATACTTGTACGTCCTTTATTAACAATGGCCAATCactggaaataaataaatgtccaTCAGAAAATGGAGAAACTATATTGGCTATATCGTGGTAtagccacacagtggaatactacccagcaatCAAAAAGCATGAGGTATTGACATGTGCAGCAATGTGGACacatctcaaaacattttttgtgtgtgaggaagatcagccctgagctaaaaatccatgcgaatcctcctctttttgctgaggaagactggccctgagctaacacccgtgcccatcttcctccactgtatatgggaggctgccacagcatggcctgacaagcggtgcgtcagtgcgcacctgggatccgaacccggccgccagcagtggagcgcgcacacttaaccgccacgccaccgggctggccccaaatctcAAAACAttttgttgagcaaaagaagccaaatgCAGtacatgattccattcatatgcaattcaagaagagaaaaactctAGTGATGGAAACCCACACAGTGGTTGCCTGGTAGGGGTGGGAGAGAAGGGGTGTGGTTGACTTGAGAGGGGCACAACAGAACTTTccgggggtgatggaaatgttctgtcttTGCCTGGCAATTGTCACTCCAGTGACCGGGCAATTGTCACTCGGGTGGCAACCGTCAAAATTCATGGACCTGCTCCTTTTACAATAAACTACCGCAGAAATATAGTgggggaaaaataatttaatacaaagaaaaagtgaaattaaaaaaacaaaaagtttgatGGCGAAACATCCTGGTTCTGGCTTTGTGCCCGGACCTGCAGGGCCGCTAGCACGGTGCCTGAGCCGGGACGCGTCTGCCGGCAAACGGGAGCTACTGCTCAGGACCGCTGCTCTCACACCCACGCCCTCAGGGGCCCCTTCCCACGCGGGCGCGAAACGTCCCCTCCACGCTGGAGTCGCTCCGAGCTCCCAGCCCTTCTCAGAACCCTTTCAGAGCCTCCACCCCGGAGGACCAGGAGGCCGCGGGCCGGTGCCCACCCTGAAAGCCCTGAGCTCCGCGCCCGGCGCAGAGGCCACATTTCATAAGGGTGAGACACTTGCTACGGGCCAGTCAGCTGGCTTCGATCGCCAGTACTAAATATGGCGACACTCACTGAGGGCAACCCCCGGTGACGTGACAGCGCGGGTCGACGCGGGCCTCGGGCAGCCCACTCGAGCGCCTACTTTTAGAATGACCAATGAAGCTGCGGCATGAGACAcgccctctttcctctctccaccaATAGCCTCCCGATGCCTCCCGCAAGATCCAATCAGCGCTTCCGCCTCTCTTGAATGAAAAGCCAGCGGTCCAGTGAGCGGAGCCGCAGTCGGACGCCGGGGCCGGAAGCGCGGCAGCTTGGGTCGAGGCGCGCGACCGGTAACTGGAGCCGGCGGCTGTCCTCGCAGCACGCGGAGGCGAACGGGGAGCCAGGTGAGCGGCGGGCCCGGGGCGCGGGGCCGCGGTGCGGAGACGTCGGGCCTGCGGCTGGGCGGGCGAGGGGAGACGCCGGGGCTTGAGGGGGGAGGAGGCGGAGAGGGCGCGAGACAAGGGGGGCGGGGCAGTTGGGGCGGCCGGCGCGCGCGGCCGCGGCCGTTGGGGCCCGGCGCGCATGCGCAGGGGGCGGATCGGCCGTTggcgcgcggggcgcggggcccgCTTCCGGGAGGGCTGTCATGGCCGCCGCGGGCCGAGCGCGAGCTGCGGGAGGGCCTGCCTGTCCGGCCCGGGGCCGTGTGGGGAGGGCTCGGCGGGCGACGCCGGGGGCTGGGGCCGCAGGGGGAGAACCGGAGCTCGGAGACGTGGTGGGCTTCTCCCGAGTCCGAGGGGCGCCCCCGCGCTCTGCCCCGTTACTGCGCTGCGTTTAGCGGATTCGGGGTTCCGGAGGTTTAGGGTAAAAAGCTGCTCTAGGAGGGAGCAAGCTCCGAGTTGGAAATCCTCGCTGGGGCACTCGCGAGTGAAGGGGCTCGCGTGCGGCTGCCCCTCACCTGCTGTCGCCTCCCGGGGCCATCGCCGCGGGCCTCGCGGGCCCGGCCGCCCTCTCTGGGCGGGCAGACCCCGCCGCCTCTCCTGGTTCGGGTTGTTGCGAGCTTTAGATGTTGTCTCGTTAACGTGCTGGAAAATGTGTCTCAGTCTGCCCCCGATCTGTCTCCCCGTAAAAATGAAACGACTTGGTTTGGCCTCCTCATTCCTTTGAAGTACGCCCTCTGCTCTGGATCACCCGGCTCTGAAGGCCAGCGTGGAGCACTCCGGCTCTCCTCTGCCCGCGGCTCCCCCAGGGGCGGTGCCGCCCTCTTCCTCCCCACTTCACGCCCGCACTCTTGTTCATCCTCTTTCCTCGGTGACTGGTGTTCCCTGCCGCCGGTCTCATCCCCACTCGTCCTCTGCTCCGGAGTCAGTTGTTCCTGGGCAAATCCTGGTTGAGTCACTGAACTCGGACGCCTAACCAGCCATTCCCTGTTGAGCACGTTGAGCAGGAAtgccctggccctgcccagcTCTTCAGCTCTGTCTTCTGCTGTGCTGCAGCCAGCCAGCCCTATGCCGTTCCCCACAAGGGTCTGCGGCTGCTTCTGGGGCGACCTCTCCTGGCTCCTGTTCTTGCTGCCTGGGAAGTGACCCCTCCTCTCTCGGCCAGTCCGACCCCTTGGGGCTGGTATCACATCGCCTCTTTCAAGAATCGGGATAAGGATGCACACTTACTTTAGCCTCCAAACTCTGCCTTGAGACTTGATTCTAGTTCCATTCATTCATCACTGTTATTGAGAGCTTACCTGATGTATGCCAGGTCCTGTTCTAGGCGCTGGCATGACTGGAGGGCGTGCTTTTAGGTGGGGGCCAGCAGGAAATGCCCTTCGGCAGCAACAGTGGCCTGAAAGGAGTGGGGGGATTCGTGGCCACTCCAGGCAGCAGGAGCAGCAAGTGCAGAGGTGCTGAGGTGTGTTTGAGGTGCAGGAGTAAGGCCAGTGAGTGGGGCGATGGGGAGACGGCGTCTGAGCACTGAGGGCTTGGGGCCTGCAGGGCCATACTGAGAGCCCTTGACTTATTCTGGGCACAGCGGGAGCCTGGGGAGGGTTTTGCGGAGAGGAGGGACGTTCTCTGACTCTCTTAGGTAGACTCTTCTGGCTGCTGTGGGGAGAGTGgatggagaggggtggggggtgggaaacAGGGAGACCAGTGAGGTGGCTTTTGGCATAATGCAGGCTAGAGATGGTGCCCAGGTGCCCGTCAACTGACAGTGGATACGCTAACTGTGGTGctcccacacaatggaatattactcagtcatgAAAAGGggtgaagttctgacacatgctacaacatggatgaacctcgcaGACGTTATGCCAAGTggcagaagccaggcacaaaCGTCACATGTTGTATGCTTCCGTTGTATGAAATGCCCGCAATAGGCAAATTCCTAGAAGAGAAAGTACagtagtggttgccaagggggtgggggtaggaCGACAGCTGAAGGGCACAGTCTCTGGAGGCGAGGAGACGACCTGAAGCTGGCGGTGTAATGGTGGCGCACGTCACTGTCGTTGCTGAACACCACTGAGCTCTTCAAGCTCAGCACCGTTTCCAGGGGCGCCTCGTGTAGCACGTGACTTTCGCAGTAAAGCGGCGCTGAGGGTACGAAAGGGGAGGTGGGGGCTTGGGAGCCTCGAGGTCGCAGGGGTGAGAAGGGGCCTGCTGGTCCTGGCGAATTTGTCGGCTGATGGGACAGGGAgggcaagagagagaagagagagccgTCAAGAGAGGGGCCTGCCTTTCCTGGGATGGCAAGAGCAGGCCTGCAGGAGAAACGGAGCTCGGAGTTCCACTTCCGAGGCGAGATGTGGGAGAGGCAGCAGATAACTGAGCATGGAGACGCGGGTCCAGAGGCCTCTGCACAGGGTtagagccctggggcaggagggagtCCCAGAACCAGTGATAGGAGGGCCGGAGACTGGGCATCCAGCTCAGAAAGGAGGAGGACCACTTGAGCACTTCCACCCCCGGGGCTGGAGGCCGGGCTGGGGCAGCGGGGACAAAAGACTCTGTTCACACGTTTGGGTCCCTTGTAGCTGGCACCCGGTAGGTGCTTTGTctgtattgggttaaataaagcCAAGAGATGAGTGAGCTTTGTACTAATTTCATTTACCCTCTTGGCTGTTTTTGTTGGCCTGGGCCCAGTGGGAGGCATTTTCATGAGAGCACTTAATTATTCCCCTTTGCAGGCCACAACTAGTGGGAGGAGTCAGGGCTGGGCAGACACTGCTCTTTCACAAACTTAGGCCTCTCCAGTCCTGGCAGCCGTATTTCTAGATCTTGGGGTCCTGCACCTTGCAGGCTGTGTGGGGTTCTTGCAGAGTGATGGGGAGGGGGCTTTAGGCTGGGTGGTCTGAGGCCGTTCCCAAGAGCTGAGGCCTTAGTGCTGAGGAGGAAGCATTGCTGCAGAGACGTGGGAGCAGTGCGTCcccggtggtggtggtggtggtgggctgcAGAAGCTTGGGGGGAGGCTTGATGAGTCTGAGCAGCCAAGCAAGGCAGGGATGTTTGAAAGGGGCCGTGTGGaaccaggtgggcaggggcgggTGAGGAGGGCTGTGCAGGCGGTGGGGAGGGATTGGGATTTCCCCTGAGGGGGGAGGGTTTGTGTGCACGGGTGGGTGTGGCTGGCAGGGTGCAGGGAGAGGTGAGGTGGTGTGGTAGCAGGTGGAGATGTGGCCACAACAGGCTGAAGCCGGGAGGCGCCGCGCGGGTGAGCTGAGGGGACCTGCTGCAGGAGTCACGCACGGGGTGCATGGGGAAGAGGGGTCAGAGGATGGTGTCCAGTCTTGGCCTCCTCAGCTGGGTGCTTCTGTGCCGGCTCCAGACCTGCCCCGAGCCCCGCCCTCTCGGAGCTGTGTCAGCTGCCCGCAGCCGCTGTGCagcgccccaccccaccccagccgcTGTGCGTGCTCCTGCCTGCGTTCCAGTCACCTCGGCTGCTTCTCTCGgccttctcccttctctgttcTCAGCACCATGGCCGAACAGGACGTGGAGAACGAGCTTCTGGATTACGAGGAAGATGAAGAGCCCCAGGCTCCTCCCGAGAGCTCACCAGCTCCCCCCAAGAAAGACGTCAAGGGTTCCTACGTTTCCATCCACAGCTCTGGCTTCCGGGACTTTCTGCTGAAGCCGGAGCTGCTGCGGGCCATAGTGGACTGTGGCTTTGAGCATCCGTCTGAGGGTATGCCTCCCTGGTCTGCCGCGCCCGGGCCTTCCTCTGCCCGCCCTCACCGTGCTCCCCTCGGCCAGCGGGCGAGGGCCGCCCAGAGGGAGCACCCAGTGCCCGAGGCTCACGTGCGCTCTCTCCCTCAGTCCAGCACGAGTGCATTCCCCAAgcgatcctgggcatggacgtcCTGTGCCAGGCCAAGTCTGGGATGGGCAAGACGGCGGTCTTCGTGCTGGCCACCCTGCAGCAGATTGAGCCCGTCAATGGACAGGTGGGTGTGCCCCGGGCCAAGCTCCCCGAGGCAGCAGGAGCCACGGCTCCTCTCATGAAAACTCCCTGTGCCCAGTGCTTGTCTGGGCTTTTGAAACTCAGGGCAGTGCTTAGttgtgatgaaatcttgtgctgGGGCGCACCTCAGGCTGCGTGTGCGTGCTGCAGCCCTTGTTTCCTTAGGGTGGGTGGTGGCAGAGGGGCTTTAGTGGGGCCGTGGTGTGGTCGCAGTGCTTCGCGCTGGGGGCGGAAGGCGAGGGCAGCCTCCCTTGGTGGGCGAGGGCCGACCAGAGCACAGACTCAGGAGGCCACCGGCACGGGGTGTATTCCCGCTCAGCTGGGTCGGACTGTTGGCCAGGCCTCACTGCGGGGACAGAGGCCCAGCAGCTGTGGAGCATGTGGGAGGGAGCGGCTGGTGAGGGGCTGTGAGGAGGCCGAGGCATTTGGACTGGACCTGACGATGGCCCGAGGGGTGGGGACCCGGTGGCCGTGGACGCCCTGGGAAGAGCACTGGTGGGCTCTTGAGGGGCGGAGTCAGGACACTGCAGTGAGTGTCTGCCCTGCCCCCCAGGTGACGGTCCTTGTCATGTGCCACACTCGGGAGCTGGCCTTCCAGATCAGCAAGGAGTACGAGCGCTTCTCCAAGTACATGCCTAGCGTCAAGGTGAGCCCCTGGGCCGGCCGGGCTCCCGGCATCCTGCAGCCTCGTGGCCTCGCTCGGGCCCGGCCCGCGTTTACCAGGCTTGGCTGCAGCCGCTGCCTTTGAGGCTGTGGTGGTTTATGCTCCTTAAAAGCCTGGTGAATTATGCATGGCCCCCGGAGGCCTGCGCCGTCTCAGCCCTGGGGCTGCCTCTCGCGGAGTACAGCCAGGCCCTCAGGCCGGCCTCCGTCAGTGGGGCCTCTCCTGTTCCCAGGCACCAGGCCTGCGGCGATAGGTGCCGCTGTGGCCTGTGGTGGCAGGACAGCGGGCGAGGTGGCTGTCagcgtggggtggggtggaggtctGCAGCCCCCAGACGGTTGAAAGCACCTTCCACCACGCAGGTGTCTGTGTTCTTCGGGGGCCTCTCCATCAAGAAGGACGAAGACGTGTTGAAGAAGAGCTGTCCCCACGTGGTAGTGGGGACACCAGGCCGGATCCTGGCGCTTGTGCGCAACAGGAGCCTCAACCTGAGGAACGTGAAGCACTTCGTGCTGGACGAGTGTGACAAGAtgctggagcagctgggtgaGCGTCCTCGCTGGCTCCAGGGCTGCCGCACCCGCCCCGTCCTCGCAGCCCCCGACCTCGGAGCCAGCTGGGCCCTCACAGGGCAGGCCCAAGGTTTCCCCCGAGTGGGGTCATGTGGGTGGCTGGCACACGAGTCTCCTGTAAACAAATTTAGGGGAAGTTCTAGCGTTGGCAGAGAGTGACCTGCTGCTTCTGAGGCCAAGCCGAGTGGGCCCACAGGGCCCCCACGAGCCACTGTCTGGGCGCATGTACACGTTACCCCTAGGAGCACTGTGGCCTTGCCACCTGGTGGTTAATCCCGGGCCCCGCCAGGGCCGGGGGGAGATGGGGCTGTGTCCGGGGCAGCAGCAGCTCTCACCGCTCGCTGTCTCTGCCTCAGGCTCCCTCCCGAAGCGCGGCTCGAGGCGCGCTGGCACGGCTGCTCCCGCCGGCAGCGTGTAAGTGATGGCAGCTCCTCTGTGCGCCGAGCCCAGCCCCTCAGGCACCTGGGActcgccctccctccctcctcggcTGCAGCACCCTCGTCATGGTGCCCACGGCTCCCTGGCACAGGTTGGGAGGGGCCGGGTCTGGTCTCGGGAGGGGTCTTGGGCCGGCAGGCACTCAGGCCCCGCCCCCCGTTTCTTGTGCCCCCAGACATGCGGCGGGACGTGCAGGAGATCTTCCGCCTGACGCCCCACGAGAAGCAGTGCATGATGTTCAGCGCCACCCTGAGCAAGGAGATCCGGCCCGTCTGCAGGAAGTTCATGCAAGACGTGAGTAGGGCGAGGCGGTGGCCAGGACCTCGTGCAGCAGCTCCGGCCTGCCTGCGCCCGGGCCTGAGCTGTCGCTGCTCCACGACACCCGCGCTGCCCTCCTGGCACAGGagcgccctccctccctcccctcggtCTGGGCACACTGGGAGCTGAGCCTGGTCTCTGCCTGAGCCAGACCAGACAGAGCCTAGATCCGGCTGTGGGGAGAGAAGTGTTTCCTGGGGGTCAGCAGGCCCTCTGGGCAGCATCGCAGCAAAGGAGCCGCTCGCCGGAAGGTGCTGGGCAGGCGGGCTGCCCAGAAGTAAGCCCTGccgcccctccccgccctccccgcaCAGCCCATGGAGGTGTTTGTGGACGACGAGACAAAGCTCACGCTGCACGGCCTGCAGCAGTACTACGTGAAGCTCAAGGACAGCGAGAAGAACCGCAAGCTCTTCGACCTCCTGGACGTGCTGGAGTTTAACCAGGTGCCGGGCGCTCGGGCCGCCTCTGGGCCTGCGGGCGGCCAGTGCCAGGGGACTGTGGGGCCCTGactgtgcccccccccccccggcaggTGGTGATCTTTGTGAAGTCCGTGCAGCGTTGCATGGCCCTGGCCCAGCTCCTCGTGGAGCAGAACTTCCCGGCCATCGCCATCCACAGGGGTATGGCCCAGGAGGAGCGGTGAGTGCCTGCCCCGACGGCCGGGCCGGGCCCCGCGTGGGGCGCACCTCAGGGCCCCGTCTTGATGGCCTCCTCGTTCCTCCTGCACCCAGCCTCTCACGCTACCAGCAGTTCAAGGACTTCCAGCGGCGGATCCTGGTGGCTACCAACCTGTTTGGCCGAGGGATGGACATCGAGCGCGTTAACATTGTCTTCAACTACGACATGCCCGAGGACTCTGACACCTATCTCCACCGGGTGAGTGGCCCCCCCGGGGTGTCACCTCCTGATGGCCCCTCCCAGGGCAAGGGCCTGAGCACCTGGCCCTGCTTGTCCACCCACCAGGTCTCGGCCTGACCCCCACTCCATGCCCCTGCAGGTGGCCCGTGCGGGTCGCTTTGGCACCAAAGGCCTGGCCATCACTTTCGTGTCTGACGAGAACGATGCCAGAATCCTCAATGATGTCCAGGACCGGTTTGAAGTGAACGTGGCGGAGCTTCCGGAAGAAATCGACATCTCCACGTACAGTAAGTGGCTCGGGCGGGCTGGGGCGGGGGCCAGGCCCCTCTCACCCCCCTCACTGGCCTCCCCCGTGTGTGTCTTACAGTCGAGCAGAGCCGGTAACCTGGCACCCGACGGCTGGACCCACCCCGCTCCCCCGAGCTGCTGCAAGTCCTCTTTCTAGGTGACAGTGGGCCTTTCCTTTACCGTTTCAATGCTGTAGATTTGTGTAAGAATAAACTTTTATTATGGAAGCCTGGCTCCCGCCCTGTCTTGTCCTTTTCTCAGTGGGCCTggccagtgagaccccagccagAGAGCAGTGCCACCTGTGTATCAGTGATGTTTAGTTTTGTGTCAACATTGAAAGGTCTATACAGATAAAAAAGATCACACAACATCCACAGCCTTCAAAACAGGGAGAACCCGCCGCCCCGGAGCAGACGGGCCTCTGTACCGTGAGCCTCAGGCAGTGGGGCTGGGAGGgaccctgccctcctcccacccctgacCCCAGTCTTAGCTTAAGAGAGAAGTGGAGCCCCGGCACCTGGCCTCTTGTTCTGTAGCAAAGACAGATGAGGGCAAGGGCCAGGCCGGGCATAGGAGCCCGTGGTCTGTTGGGGCCTTGTGACCCAGGGCGGGGGCTGCAGCCCTGGGCCAGCTCCCAGCCCACCGCGAGTCCAGGCCGGTCAGGGTGGAGCAGAGAGGCAGCCAGAAGCAGGCCCAGGGGCTCTGACTCTGCACCCTGGCTGAGCCATGTGGGGTTCGGTCCTGACGGCAACTGTTGACCTCCTCAGTGGGGCACACGGGGGCCGAGGCGGGagagtggagagcagagtggtgggagaggaggaaacaGTCTTCAGCATGTGCAAAAGCTGCGGAGGCCACAGCTGCTGGCCTGGCTTGAAGCGCTCTGTCCTGCACCCTGTCACATGCCGGACTCTGAGGGCCTGAgggcctggagagagaggagccgCATGAGGCGGGAGCCCGGCCCAGCggcttctgggccggccccctggcccaGGCTGGGCCCTTACCCGAGTCTGATTGTGGCTGGAGCCGGATGTGGAGGTGGTGAACTCCGAGTACTTGTTCCTGGCGACCATACAGGCCCACTTGCGGTACTCCTCCCTCACCTGTGGGCAGGACGTGTCAGcgagggagggcgggggtgggggtgggggggcaggggcGCACCCACCTTCCTGTTGAGCAGGCAGTACAGCACGAAGAGGAAGAGGCCCTGCAGGCAGTTGAGGATGGAGAAGGCGTAGGTGAGCAGCCGGTGCTGCGGGTCGAAGAGGAACAGGCCGGAGACCCAGGTGCAGCCCAGCACCAAGAGCTGCGCGATGGCCGTGATGGTCAGCaccctgggggaggagggcagtggCAGCGGGGCCCCTCAcacccctctccccgccccctcccggcCCTGCACTCACCTGGCCTTCTTGAGTTTCTTCACATCTGGGTTGATCTCAGAAAACTTGCGCGCGAGCTTCCAGACAGTAATCACAAAGATGACAGCATTGCACTGGGCGGGCACAGAATTGGGATTAGGGGTCCTTGGGCCCGTAGGCAGAGAGCTGGCCTCGTGGGGCTCAGGCTGCGGGCGTGGGGAGTGGGGCGGTTACCAGGACGATGACGATCACGGGTCCCAGGAAGCTCCAGAGGAAGCCGTCGGCCCGGTCCAGCCAGCAGCTGGGCGAGAGGGGGGGCTCTGGTCAGCGCCCTCGGCCCggaggggcgggggtggggcaCCGCGGCCCCCGCCCCCCGCGGCCCCCCCGCGCACTCACTAGAGGCGGTAGCCGTAGCTCTGGGTCTTGACGGCCGCCGAGACGCCCACGATGAGCAGGGGCACGCCGTAGCCGATGAGGCAGAGCCAGCGCTTGCGCAGGCCCTGGCCCTGGAACACGCGCACCACCAGGAGGTAGAGCTCCAGGCCCTCGAGGCTCATCCAGCAGAAGGCGGCCAGGAAGAAGTAGTGCAGCAGCCCGGCCACCAGGCGGCAGCGCAGCCCCAcctgcggggcggggcggggccacgTCAGCGCGGGGCGGGCCGGGCCGCCGGAGCCCGGGGTGGGCGTGGCCAGTCAGCGCCGGGCGGGCCGCGCCGCCGGAGCCCGGGGTGGGCGTGGCCAGTCAGCGCGGGGCGGGCCGCGCCGCCGGAGCCCGGGGTGGGCGTGGCCAGTCAGCGCGGGGCGGGCCGCGCCGCCGGAGCCCGGGGTGGGCGGGGCTACCCCGGCGGGGCCTGGCTGCCCAG
Encoded here:
- the DDX39A gene encoding ATP-dependent RNA helicase DDX39A, with protein sequence MAEQDVENELLDYEEDEEPQAPPESSPAPPKKDVKGSYVSIHSSGFRDFLLKPELLRAIVDCGFEHPSEVQHECIPQAILGMDVLCQAKSGMGKTAVFVLATLQQIEPVNGQVTVLVMCHTRELAFQISKEYERFSKYMPSVKVSVFFGGLSIKKDEDVLKKSCPHVVVGTPGRILALVRNRSLNLRNVKHFVLDECDKMLEQLDMRRDVQEIFRLTPHEKQCMMFSATLSKEIRPVCRKFMQDPMEVFVDDETKLTLHGLQQYYVKLKDSEKNRKLFDLLDVLEFNQVVIFVKSVQRCMALAQLLVEQNFPAIAIHRGMAQEERLSRYQQFKDFQRRILVATNLFGRGMDIERVNIVFNYDMPEDSDTYLHRVARAGRFGTKGLAITFVSDENDARILNDVQDRFEVNVAELPEEIDISTYIEQSR